In Phalacrocorax aristotelis chromosome 6, bGulAri2.1, whole genome shotgun sequence, one DNA window encodes the following:
- the IL5RA gene encoding interleukin-5 receptor subunit alpha isoform X3 — MAVLIYHLKIMASKMRVFLILLWTTNMGQRNVPQAAGVHVFPPVNFTLTVSALAQVLLHWKPNPNQEQKAYTTRYDVKILGPVPEEYDTKKTHSIRTAALHNGFSAHIRTLLLHNDLQMRSDWVKAKLPPLPGAPETSVTNLSCVTHITISSAVSLHCTWLRGQGAPEDTDYFLFYRYEKYTEECQDYIKDKWNRNTECRFPVTHIDPEEVDALIVIHINGSSKYAAIKPFQQLFNQNAIEKVNVPRNVTVFLEQNDLLATWEKPISPFPKECFEYEFYLFNLKSGNKQILKISSNDFRLRIDVTSRYSIQIRANHHICCTRGFWSDWSEIIYVGQNKLENPIAWILTVLCASACCVFLLVAIICKINHIWNKLFPRIPTPSNKFRDPFPNDYERARTCTSETETEFGSFAEDLYSSTLDDPVF; from the exons ATGGCCGTTCTCATTTACCATCTAAAGATTATGGCCAGCAAGATGAGAGTTTTTCTGATCCTCCTTTGGACAACGAACATGGGTCAGCGAAACGTACCTCAAGCTGCAGGAG TTCATGTTTTCCCACCCGTTAACTTCACCCTTACTGTCTCTGCATTAGCACAAGTACTTTTGCACTGGAAACCAAACCCTAATCAAGAACAAAAAGCCTACACTACTAGATATGATGTGAAAATCCTAGGCCCTGTGCCTGAAGAG taTGATACAAAGAAGACTCACAGTATCCGAACAGCTGCCCTTCACAATGGTTTCTCCGCGCACATTCGGACGTTACTTCTCCATAATGACCTTCAGATGAGAAGTGACTGGGTGAAGGCAAAACTCCCGCCTTTGCCAG GTGCTCCAGAGACATCTGTCACTAATTTGTCCTGTGTTACTCACATCACCATTTCTAGTGCTGTTTCTCTCCATTGCACTTGGCTTCGTGGCCAAGGGGCACCAGAAGATACGGACTACTTTCTATTCTACAG gTATGAGAAGTACACTGAAGAATGTCAAGATTATATCAAAGACAAGTGGAACAGGAATACTGAGTGCAGATTTCCAGTGACTCATATTGATCCTGAAGAGGTTGACGCGCTCATTGTAATACACATTAATGGGTCTAGCAAGTATGCTGCAATCAAACCTTTTCAGCAGTTATTTAACCAAAATGCCATTG agAAAGTGAATGTTCCCAGAAACGTCACTGTATTCTTAGAGCAAAATGATCTCCTGGCCACATGGGAGAAGCCAATTTCTCCTTTCCCTAAGGAATGTTTTGAATACGAATTTTACCTCTTCAACTTGAAGTCAGGTAACAAGCAG ATACTGAAAATATCCTCAAATGACTTCAGATTACGGATTGATGTCACCAGCAGGTATTCCATACAAATAAGAGCTAATCATCATATATGTTGTACAAGAGGATTTTGGAGTGACTGGAGTGAAATTATTTATGTCG GGCAAAACAAACTGGAGAATCCCATAGCCTGGATTCTCACTGTGCTTTGTGCGTCCGCGTGCTGCGTGTTCCTGCTTGTTGCTATAATATGCAAAAT aaaccATATTTGGAATAAACTGTTTCCACGAATCCCAACACCCAGCAACAAATTCAGAGATCCCTTCCCAAATGACTACGAG AGAGCACGTACCTGCACCAGCGAGACAGAGACCGAGTTCGGCAGCTTCGCTGAAGACCTCTACAGCAGCACCCTCGACGACCCTGTCTTCTGA
- the IL5RA gene encoding interleukin-5 receptor subunit alpha isoform X1, whose product MAVLIYHLKIMASKMRVFLILLWTTNMGQRNVPQAAGVHVFPPVNFTLTVSALAQVLLHWKPNPNQEQKAYTTRYDVKILGPVPEEYDTKKTHSIRTAALHNGFSAHIRTLLLHNDLQMRSDWVKAKLPPLPGAPETSVTNLSCVTHITISSAVSLHCTWLRGQGAPEDTDYFLFYRYEKYTEECQDYIKDKWNRNTECRFPVTHIDPEEVDALIVIHINGSSKYAAIKPFQQLFNQNAIEKVNVPRNVTVFLEQNDLLATWEKPISPFPKECFEYEFYLFNLKSGNKQILKISSNDFRLRIDVTSRYSIQIRANHHICCTRGFWSDWSEIIYVGQNKLENPIAWILTVLCASACCVFLLVAIICKIVLQKRTGRF is encoded by the exons ATGGCCGTTCTCATTTACCATCTAAAGATTATGGCCAGCAAGATGAGAGTTTTTCTGATCCTCCTTTGGACAACGAACATGGGTCAGCGAAACGTACCTCAAGCTGCAGGAG TTCATGTTTTCCCACCCGTTAACTTCACCCTTACTGTCTCTGCATTAGCACAAGTACTTTTGCACTGGAAACCAAACCCTAATCAAGAACAAAAAGCCTACACTACTAGATATGATGTGAAAATCCTAGGCCCTGTGCCTGAAGAG taTGATACAAAGAAGACTCACAGTATCCGAACAGCTGCCCTTCACAATGGTTTCTCCGCGCACATTCGGACGTTACTTCTCCATAATGACCTTCAGATGAGAAGTGACTGGGTGAAGGCAAAACTCCCGCCTTTGCCAG GTGCTCCAGAGACATCTGTCACTAATTTGTCCTGTGTTACTCACATCACCATTTCTAGTGCTGTTTCTCTCCATTGCACTTGGCTTCGTGGCCAAGGGGCACCAGAAGATACGGACTACTTTCTATTCTACAG gTATGAGAAGTACACTGAAGAATGTCAAGATTATATCAAAGACAAGTGGAACAGGAATACTGAGTGCAGATTTCCAGTGACTCATATTGATCCTGAAGAGGTTGACGCGCTCATTGTAATACACATTAATGGGTCTAGCAAGTATGCTGCAATCAAACCTTTTCAGCAGTTATTTAACCAAAATGCCATTG agAAAGTGAATGTTCCCAGAAACGTCACTGTATTCTTAGAGCAAAATGATCTCCTGGCCACATGGGAGAAGCCAATTTCTCCTTTCCCTAAGGAATGTTTTGAATACGAATTTTACCTCTTCAACTTGAAGTCAGGTAACAAGCAG ATACTGAAAATATCCTCAAATGACTTCAGATTACGGATTGATGTCACCAGCAGGTATTCCATACAAATAAGAGCTAATCATCATATATGTTGTACAAGAGGATTTTGGAGTGACTGGAGTGAAATTATTTATGTCG GGCAAAACAAACTGGAGAATCCCATAGCCTGGATTCTCACTGTGCTTTGTGCGTCCGCGTGCTGCGTGTTCCTGCTTGTTGCTATAATATGCAAAAT CGTCCTGCAAAAAAGAACAGGACGGTTCTGA
- the IL5RA gene encoding interleukin-5 receptor subunit alpha isoform X2 translates to MAVLIYHLKIMASKMRVFLILLWTTNMGQRNVPQAAGVHVFPPVNFTLTVSALAQVLLHWKPNPNQEQKAYTTRYDVKILGPVPEEYDTKKTHSIRTAALHNGFSAHIRTLLLHNDLQMRSDWVKAKLPPLPGAPETSVTNLSCVTHITISSAVSLHCTWLRGQGAPEDTDYFLFYRYEKYTEECQDYIKDKWNRNTECRFPVTHIDPEEVDALIVIHINGSSKYAAIKPFQQLFNQNAIEKVNVPRNVTVFLEQNDLLATWEKPISPFPKECFEYEFYLFNLKSGNKQILKISSNDFRLRIDVTSRYSIQIRANHHICCTRGFWSDWSEIIYVGQNKLENPIAWILTVLCASACCVFLLVAIICKMLYPGITFSPGGEPTGGCR, encoded by the exons ATGGCCGTTCTCATTTACCATCTAAAGATTATGGCCAGCAAGATGAGAGTTTTTCTGATCCTCCTTTGGACAACGAACATGGGTCAGCGAAACGTACCTCAAGCTGCAGGAG TTCATGTTTTCCCACCCGTTAACTTCACCCTTACTGTCTCTGCATTAGCACAAGTACTTTTGCACTGGAAACCAAACCCTAATCAAGAACAAAAAGCCTACACTACTAGATATGATGTGAAAATCCTAGGCCCTGTGCCTGAAGAG taTGATACAAAGAAGACTCACAGTATCCGAACAGCTGCCCTTCACAATGGTTTCTCCGCGCACATTCGGACGTTACTTCTCCATAATGACCTTCAGATGAGAAGTGACTGGGTGAAGGCAAAACTCCCGCCTTTGCCAG GTGCTCCAGAGACATCTGTCACTAATTTGTCCTGTGTTACTCACATCACCATTTCTAGTGCTGTTTCTCTCCATTGCACTTGGCTTCGTGGCCAAGGGGCACCAGAAGATACGGACTACTTTCTATTCTACAG gTATGAGAAGTACACTGAAGAATGTCAAGATTATATCAAAGACAAGTGGAACAGGAATACTGAGTGCAGATTTCCAGTGACTCATATTGATCCTGAAGAGGTTGACGCGCTCATTGTAATACACATTAATGGGTCTAGCAAGTATGCTGCAATCAAACCTTTTCAGCAGTTATTTAACCAAAATGCCATTG agAAAGTGAATGTTCCCAGAAACGTCACTGTATTCTTAGAGCAAAATGATCTCCTGGCCACATGGGAGAAGCCAATTTCTCCTTTCCCTAAGGAATGTTTTGAATACGAATTTTACCTCTTCAACTTGAAGTCAGGTAACAAGCAG ATACTGAAAATATCCTCAAATGACTTCAGATTACGGATTGATGTCACCAGCAGGTATTCCATACAAATAAGAGCTAATCATCATATATGTTGTACAAGAGGATTTTGGAGTGACTGGAGTGAAATTATTTATGTCG GGCAAAACAAACTGGAGAATCCCATAGCCTGGATTCTCACTGTGCTTTGTGCGTCCGCGTGCTGCGTGTTCCTGCTTGTTGCTATAATATGCAAAAT GCTGTATCCTGGAATAACATTTTCTCCTGGAGGCGAGCCCACAGGAGGATGTAGGTAA